The following are encoded together in the Nicotiana tabacum cultivar K326 unplaced genomic scaffold, ASM71507v2 Un00001, whole genome shotgun sequence genome:
- the LOC142178810 gene encoding uncharacterized protein LOC142178810, which translates to MLKQIQVNISLIDALREMPGYAKMMKDLMSHKLDFQDLETITLTETCSAVVSRSIAQKLSDPRSFTISCTIGSYAFAKALCDLGASINLILLSIYKKLGIERARPTSMLLQLADRTVKRPSGILYDVLVQVGKFMFPVDCFIMNCKVDGEIPIILGRSFLATGRALIDCEMGELKMKLNNEEITFNVQKSMRRPSEFANCSLLDTVDVIMEDDDEALNAKDPLTACLMNLEEVNGEDLAEWVLALQGQGYWKKELEFEPLHSEERMNPPTKPSIEAPPQLELKPLPSHLRCMMAIFTDLVEDIMEVLMDDFSVVGNAFDDWLRNLKRVLRRYMETNLGLNKENVILWVAFEGLKKRLVSTLIIVAPDWEQPFELMCDASDHAVEEICDECQTTGNISRRHEMPMNPIQEVEVFDVCGIDFMGSFVSSYNNKYILVAVDYVSKWVEAIALPTNDAKGVIDFLRKNIVTQFGTPREIISDGGTHFCNRDFAKLLEKYGIRHKVATLYHPQTSGQVEVSNREIKSVLTKTVNDTRADWAKNIG; encoded by the exons atgctgaagcaaattcaGGTAAACATTTCTCTAATTGATGCTTTGAGGgagatgcccggttatgcaaaaatgatgaaggacttgatgtctcaTAAGTTAGACTTCCAAGACTTGGAAACTATCACATTGACAGAGACTTGTAGTGCTGTTGTGTCAAGATCTATAGCTCAGAAGTTATCCGACCCTAGAAGCTTCACAATTTCTTGCACCATAGGTAGCTATGCATTTGCCaaagcattgtgtgatttgggagcaagtataAATCTGATATTGTTGTCTATCTATAAAAAGTTAGGCATTGAAAGAGCAAGGCCCACATCCATGTTACTACAACTAGCTGACCGAACGGTGAAAAGGCCATCAGGTATACTTTACGATGTACTTGTGCAAGTTGGAAAATTCATGTTTCCAGTAGATTGTTTCATTATGAACTGCAAGGTTGATggggagattcccataattttgggaaggtcgTTCTTGGCCACAGGGAGAGCTCTGATTGATTGTGAAATGGGGGAGCTAAAGATGAAGCTGAATaatgaagaaataacatttaatGTGCAAAAGTCTATGCGGCGACCTAGTGAGTTTGCAAATTGCTCTTTGTTAGACACGGTGGATGTAATTATGGAGGATGATGATGAGGCACTTAATGCAAAAGACCCTTTAACAGCCTGCCTTATGAACTTAGAAGAAGTAAATGGTGAGGACTTGGCGGAATGGGTGTTGGCTCTTCAAGGGCAAGGGTACTGGAAAAAAGAGCTCGAATTCGAGCCTTTACATTCGGAAGAAAGAATGAACCCTCCAACCAAGCCATCGATCGAAGCACCACCACAATTGGAGCTGAAACCGCTACCAtctcacctcag gtgcatgatggccatcttcacagaTTTGGTAGAGGATATAATGGAGGTtctcatggatgatttctcagtggtgggaaaTGCTTTTGATGATTGGCTTAGAAATCTGAAAAGAGTGTTGCGGAGATATATGGAGACTAATCTGGGGCTGAACAAGgaaaatgtcattttatg GGTAGCTTTCGAAGGATTGAAGAAGAGGCTAGTGTCTACACTTATCATAGTTGCAcccgactgggagcaaccatttgagctgatgtgtgatgcaagtgaccatGCCGTGGAAGAA ATCTGTGATGAGTGTCAAACGACGGGGAATATTTCTCGtcgacatgagatgcccatgaacccaatccAAGAAGTAGAAGTATTTGATGTATGTGGAATCGACTTTATGGGATCATTTGTTAGCTCATACAACAATAAGTATATACTAGTAGCAGTGGACTATGTTtcgaaatgggtagaagctaTAGCACTCCCAACAAATGATGCAAAGGGAGTTATTGATTTTCTAAGAAAAAATATCGTCACCCAATTTGGAACTCCAAGAGAGATCATTAGTGATGGAGGAACTCACTTCTGCAACCGAGACTTCGCAAAGTTGCTGGAAAAATATGGCATACGCCATAAGGTTGCCACTCTGTATCACCCACAAACAAGTGGTCAGGTTGAGGTGTCAAATAGAGAAATCAAGAGTGTTTTGACCAAAACTGTAAATGATACTAGGGCTGATTGGGCGAAAAATATtggatga